From Mus musculus strain C57BL/6J chromosome 17, GRCm38.p6 C57BL/6J, the proteins below share one genomic window:
- the Olfr126 gene encoding olfactory receptor 126 yields MTARNMTTMSGFLLMGFSDNHELQILQALLFLLTYLLGSAGNFIIITITTLDPQLQSPMYYFLKQLSTLDLSSLSVTVPQYVASSLARSGYISYGQCMLQIFFFTGLAWSEMATLTVMSYDRYVAICLPLHYEVIMSPRKCTWAVAAVWLSGGISGTLFTASTLSIRFCGDKIIHQFFCDIPQLLKLSCSNDYFGVLEVSTFMSVMAFACFVGIAFSYGQIFSTVLRMPSAEGRSKVFSTCLPHLFVVSFFLSTGICAYLKPTSDSPTALDLMLSIFYTLLPPTLNPVIYSLRNESLKRALKKLLLSEEFIRKKCLFYF; encoded by the coding sequence ATGACTGCAAGAAACATGACAACAATGAGTGGATTCCTCCTCATGGGGTTCTCTGACAACCATGAATTGCAGATCTTACAGGCTTTGCTGTTTTTGCTGACATACCTATTGGGCTCAGCAGGGAActtcatcattatcaccatcacaaCACTGGACCCACAGCTCCAGTCTCCAATGTATTATTTTCTGAAGCAACTTTCCACTCTGGACCTCTCATCCCTCTCTGTCACAGTTCCTCAGTATGTTGCCAGTTCCCTGGCACGAAGTGGCTACATTTCATATGGGCAATGCATGCTGCAGATATTTTTCTTCACAGGTTTGGCCTGGAGTGAAATGGCCACTCTCACAGTGATGTCTTAtgatcgctatgtggccatctgcctcCCACTGCACTATGAGGTCATAATGAGTCCCAGAAAGTGCACTTGGGCTGTGGCAGCTGTGTGGCTAAGTGGAGGTATCTCAGGAACATTATTCACAGCAAGTACACTCTCTATCAGATTCTGTGGGGATAAAATTATTCACCAGTTCTTCTGTGATATCCCGCAATTGCTCAAGCTCTCCTGCTCTAATGATTACTTTGGAGTACTGGAAGTGTCTACTTTCATGTCTGTAATGGCCTTTGCCTGCTTTGTGGGGATTGCCTTCTCCTATGGCCAGATATTCTCTACAGTTCTCAGGATGCCCTCTGCTGAAGGCCGATCTAAGGTCTTCTCCACCTGCCTGCCCCATCTCTTCGTTGTTTCATTTTTTCTCTCAACAGGCATTTGTGCCTATCTAAAGCCAACCTCAGACTCACCAACTGCTTTAGACCTCATGCTCTCTATCTTTTACACACTACTACCCCCAACCCTCAACCCTGTTATCTATAGTCTGAGAAATGAGTCCTTGAAAAGAGCACTAAAGAAGTTACTGCTAAGTGAAGAATTCATTAGGAAAAAATGTTTGTTCTATTTTTAG
- the Olfr125 gene encoding olfactory receptor 125, whose product MNVSFKTGFLLMGFSDERNLQILHSVLFLITYLLAIMGNLLIITIITLDQRLHSPMYYFLKHLSFLDLCFISVTVPQSIANSLMDNGFISLGQCMLQVFFFIALASSEVAILTVMSYDRYVAICRPLQYETIMDPHACKCAVIAVWMAGGLSGLLHTGVNFSIPLCGKRIIHQFFCDIPQMLKLACSYEFINEIAVAAFTTSTAFVCLIAIVFSYTQIFSTVMRIPSADSRTKVFSTCLPHLFVVMFFLSAAGFEFLRPPSDSLSAMDLIFSIFYTVIPPTLNPLIYSLRNEAMKAALRKVLSKEEFSRRMVYVKAIFNL is encoded by the coding sequence ATGAATGTGAGCTTCAAGACTGGATTCCTCCTCATGGGGTTCTCTGATGAGCGTAACCTTCAGATTTTACATTCAGTGCTCTTTTTGATCACATACCTGTTGGCCATCATGGGCAATCTgctcattatcaccatcatcaccttGGACCAACGTCTGCATTCTCCCATGTACTACTTCTTGAAGCACCTCTCTTTTTTGGATCTCTGCTTCATCTCTGTTACTGTTCCTCAGTCTATTGCAAACTCACTCATGGACAATGGTTTCATTTCTCTTGGTCAGTGTATGCTTCAGGTTTTCTTCTTCATAGCTCTGGCCTCATCAGAAGTAGCTATTCTCACAGTGATGTCTTATGACCGGTATGTTGCCATCTGTCGGCCACTGCAGTATGAGACAATTATGGATCCCCATGCCTGCAAGTGTGCAGTGATAGCTGTATGGATGGCTGGAGGACTATCTGGGCTCCTACACACAGGTGTTAATTTCTCAATTCCTCTTTGTGGGAAGAGAATTATTCACCAGTTCTTCTGTGACATTCCCCAAATGCTAAAACTAGCTTGTTCTTATGAATTCATTAATGAGATTGCAGTGGCTGCATTTACAACATCCACAGCCTTTGTCTGTTTAATAGCCATAGTCTTCTCCTATACTCAGATCTTCTCAACTGTGATGAGAATTCCATCAGCTGATAGTCGGACTAAGGTGTTCTCCACCTGTCTACCACATTTGTTTGTAGTCATGTTCTTCCTCTCAGCTGCAGGCTTTGAATTTCTAAGACCTCCTTCAGATTCCCTGTCAGCAATGGACCTCATATTCTCCATATTCTACACTGTGATACCTCCAACACTCAATCCACTCATCTACAGCTTGAGGAATGAGGCCATGAAAGCAGCTCTGAGGAAAGTGTTGTCAAAAGAAGAATTTTCTCGGAGAATGGTATATGTTAAAGCTATATTCAATCTCTAA